A window of the Candidatus Rokuibacteriota bacterium genome harbors these coding sequences:
- a CDS encoding type II toxin-antitoxin system HicA family toxin — MPKIPGINHQDAVRALQKAGFRIVRQGKHIVMSDGIRILTIPRHNPINAFTMGGIVRDAGLTEDEFRDLL; from the coding sequence TTGCCGAAGATTCCCGGCATCAACCACCAGGATGCCGTTCGCGCCCTGCAGAAGGCCGGGTTTCGAATTGTCCGACAGGGCAAGCATATCGTGATGAGCGACGGCATCCGGATTCTTACCATCCCCAGACACAACCCGATAAACGCGTTCACTATGGGAGGTATCGTCCGCGACGCAGGTCTCACAGAAGATGAGTTCCGGGACCTGCTATAG
- a CDS encoding ATP-binding cassette domain-containing protein: protein MAETVLDVRRLKKHFPVKRGVLSSRVLGLVRAVDGISFTVERGETFGLVGESGCGKTTTARVILLLERATEGSIFVSGREIGGLRGRELRRHRASVQAVFQDPYSSLNPRKRVGAIIAEPLVVNRALPRPALPRRVAELLDQVGLPPKSGDLYPHEFSGGQRQRIAIARALALNPSLVVLDEPVSALDVSIRAQIMNLLRDLQKRLGLTYLLIAHDLASIRYMATSVGVMYLGRLVETAPAEELFSRPCHPYTQALLSAALPSHPDIKREEVILPGEVPSPLHVPSGCRFHPRCPAAMPVCAEVDPAAREVRPGHAVACHLY from the coding sequence ATGGCTGAGACCGTTCTCGACGTGCGCCGCCTCAAGAAGCACTTCCCGGTCAAGCGGGGGGTGCTCAGTAGCCGGGTGCTGGGGCTGGTCAGGGCGGTCGACGGGATCAGCTTCACCGTCGAGCGCGGGGAGACCTTCGGGCTGGTCGGGGAGTCGGGGTGCGGGAAGACGACCACGGCCCGGGTCATCCTGCTTCTGGAGCGCGCCACCGAGGGGAGCATTTTCGTCTCGGGCCGGGAGATCGGAGGGCTGCGGGGGCGCGAGCTCCGGCGGCACCGCGCCTCCGTCCAGGCGGTGTTCCAGGATCCCTACAGCTCCCTCAACCCGAGGAAGCGGGTGGGGGCGATCATCGCCGAGCCGCTCGTGGTCAACCGGGCCCTCCCGCGCCCGGCCCTCCCGCGGCGCGTCGCCGAACTCCTGGACCAGGTCGGGCTGCCTCCGAAGAGCGGCGACCTCTATCCGCACGAGTTCAGCGGGGGCCAGCGGCAGCGGATTGCCATCGCGCGGGCCCTGGCCCTGAATCCGAGCCTCGTCGTCCTCGATGAGCCTGTGTCGGCGCTGGATGTCTCCATCCGGGCCCAGATCATGAACCTGCTCAGGGATCTGCAGAAACGGCTGGGCCTCACGTACCTCCTCATCGCCCATGACCTTGCCAGCATCCGCTACATGGCCACGAGCGTCGGGGTGATGTACCTCGGGCGACTCGTGGAAACCGCCCCGGCGGAGGAGCTGTTCTCGCGTCCGTGTCACCCCTACACCCAGGCCCTCCTCTCCGCGGCGCTGCCGTCGCACCCTGACATCAAGCGGGAGGAGGTCATCCTGCCCGGCGAAGTCCCGAGCCCGCTTCACGTTCCCTCCGGCTGTCGCTTCCACCCTCGCTGTCCGGCGGCCATGCCGGTCTGCGCCGAGGTGGATCCAGCGGCGCGGGAAGTTCGCCCGGGCCATGCCGTGGCCTGCCACCTCTACTGA
- a CDS encoding zinc-binding dehydrogenase, translating to MTGKVAVYQGPGQPMELREYPLPEVGSEDILVRIRCANICGSDLHIWHGRGPGMPRGRSVSGHEMVGEVFRLGREVKHDCLGQALREGDRIAYAYFVPCGACPACLSGGPGCANRYRFWLGSVDEPPHFRGAYGEYYYLRKGQTLCKVPDELSDAEVSPVNCALSEALYGLDEIGVRLGDAVVIQGAGGLGLYATALARDMGAGQVIVLDKRAERLALAKEFGATHVINVDATSEKDRREQVRHLTRGHGADVVAEFVGVPSVVEEGARLLRQGGRYLWIGNITPGLPSALDPGTVVRGAQTVKGVIVYEPWVLPRAIDFLARRRDTYPFGKIISHAFPFEEINRAFKFADEGGAIRVSLRMGASA from the coding sequence ATGACGGGTAAGGTTGCGGTGTATCAGGGGCCCGGCCAGCCGATGGAGCTCCGGGAGTACCCGTTGCCCGAGGTCGGCTCCGAGGACATCCTCGTCAGGATCCGCTGCGCGAACATCTGCGGCTCCGATCTCCACATCTGGCACGGGCGCGGGCCGGGCATGCCCCGCGGCCGCTCGGTCTCCGGCCACGAGATGGTCGGCGAGGTGTTTCGCCTGGGCCGCGAGGTGAAGCACGACTGCCTGGGCCAGGCGCTTCGGGAGGGCGACCGCATCGCCTACGCCTATTTCGTCCCGTGCGGCGCGTGCCCGGCCTGCCTCAGCGGCGGCCCCGGGTGCGCCAATCGCTACCGATTCTGGTTGGGGAGCGTGGACGAGCCGCCGCATTTCCGCGGCGCCTACGGCGAGTACTACTACCTGCGAAAGGGGCAGACGCTCTGCAAGGTCCCGGACGAGTTGAGCGACGCCGAGGTATCCCCCGTCAACTGCGCCCTCTCGGAAGCCCTGTACGGGCTGGATGAGATCGGCGTCCGCCTGGGGGACGCGGTCGTGATCCAGGGCGCCGGAGGGCTCGGGCTCTACGCGACGGCGCTGGCGCGAGACATGGGAGCCGGCCAGGTGATCGTGCTCGACAAGCGGGCAGAGCGGCTCGCGCTGGCGAAGGAGTTCGGCGCCACCCACGTGATCAACGTGGACGCGACAAGCGAGAAGGACCGCCGGGAGCAGGTGCGCCATCTGACCCGCGGCCACGGCGCTGACGTGGTCGCCGAGTTCGTCGGCGTCCCGAGCGTTGTCGAGGAAGGCGCTCGGCTCCTCCGGCAGGGCGGCCGCTACCTGTGGATCGGCAACATCACTCCCGGCCTCCCGTCGGCGCTGGATCCGGGAACGGTCGTGCGCGGGGCCCAGACGGTGAAGGGCGTGATCGTGTATGAGCCCTGGGTGCTGCCGCGGGCGATCGACTTCCTGGCGCGGCGCCGGGACACCTACCCGTTCGGCAAGATCATCTCCCACGCGTTCCCGTTCGAGGAGATCAACCGCGCCTTCAAGTTCGCG